GCCTCGGAGATTGTTTGAGATTGTGCGAGATACCGAAAGTCCATCAGAGACCGGATGGCTAAGATAAAGGGTGTACtgactgtgtctgcaatgAGAGCAACAATGTATCGCTGAACGTCCCGATGTTCCCTACCGGTCACTTGTTTCAAGGAAGAAATCCCTTCCTTGAAGTGTCGGAAACCAGTGCGGTGCTGTAAAatcgaaaatcgaaaatccAATTCGGAACCTCCGACTGCAGCAATGCACCATTTTGCATCATGATCCCAGAACATCTTGTGCCAGTGATGAAGGGGTTCAGGCGTAAGGAATGCAGAAGGATCAGACAAGGGCCAATCTCTCCAAAACGGTAGGTGAACCCCATTGAGACggtgctttttgctttcttttagATATGGTTCGAGATGATTAGGGGGCTTAACATTGTTGATGGccatgatggtgttgattgtATGATCTGCAGTTCGGGAAGGGTGGCGAAAGGAATCCCCAAACGTCTCGTATTGTGCCAACGTCACAGAGGATGTGGATCCTGCGACGCAAGCCGCCAGAGCAGATTCTGGAGTATCAACGATAAGGGCAGCAAGCGGTGTAAAGCAGAAACGATTATTCCCCAATGCATCTGCCATGGTGGTTCCCACCCTCGCAGTTTGTTTGACCGATTCTAGAGCAATGTCCATGCACTGGTGATATAGCCGTGCTGccatcatcccattcacaGCTTTGGAGCGATGAAGAAACTTTggtatgggaagaagaacaaaaagaaggaataaaTGATTTGACGATTTGTTTCTAACGTTCATCATTATGTTGGCAATGCTGATAAGGCCAGGGTAGGCGACACGGCCTCCGGtcatgttggaaatgttggtTTTATCCGTGGAAATAATAGGAGGTATAAGTGTTGCTCCTTTTGGGAGCTGGTCCTTGGGAACCTTGTTATACTGTCGTCAAACTTGGACAAAGGCATTGCTACTAACCTGCATAAAATGCGCAATGTCACCGCTAAACCACTCAGTGTATACCCGCATCATCTCGTTGCACTtgtcgaagagcttgaatgGGCTAAAGTGCATGCTATCTTGGAGCAAGGGACTGATGAGAAGCGCCTTGATAcattccaatccatcgcGGTAAAAAAGCGTTAGCTGATTTTTGCTTGGTATTTCTGGTATGATCGTTTGACTCTTCCACTGCGGACCAGAGGGAAGGATCTCTGCCCGGTTGCGTAGATCTTTTGCCGACTTGTAGGACAAGTTGAGTTTTTTTATCTATACGGGATCGACTCAGCTGAAATAAATAATGATGGGAATGTACGCTCAATTACCAgttcaagtttcaaaaaaTCATTCAGCATTCCTACGCTCATGTCAGAGCGAAGTAGGAACAGGGAGAGctcccattcatctttcGAGGCAAAAGGATAGTACAAATTTTCCGCCCGCTGGGGTTCGAATTGATCCTGTTTGAGCTGATCCATGAATGTAAGGCCTGTTCCAAATGCTCTTCCAGCCCCGTTATAATCCTCCTTCACGTACGGATAGTTGTATTTTGATGCCTTGGGGGGTGggtcatcttccatctctgaTGACGCGCCAAGAAAATTGTCGATATAGTCCACTTCCATAAAATTACCAATTTCGGGAGAAGGGTCTCGAGATACGGGGGTTGCTGATCTAGATGTAGAGCTTGAACGATTGGACTGAAAATGCATAACGTTCTCATATTGAAAACGACATGCCGATTTTGGTTGATTGATGTGATTTTGGACATCTGCATGCTTAGCGAATGGCTTGTTGCATCGAGGACAACGCACACAGATTTCCTGAGTtctcttgcccttgccctttcccatGTTGAAACAACGACTCATACAAAAGCGAagatacgaaaaaaaaactgataATGTAATGTTCAGTAACGTGCAGTGGGTCTATAAATGTTATCTGATTATGTCTCCGTTAATAcaaacaaatttcacatGGGTTAGTATTCAACCAATCCGTAGTACAATCCAAGGAGGGCTTCGGAAGAGCTTTACTGTATATACGCACCAGAACAAAGACACTAACACATTTTTTGAAGTGGGTGGAAGAAGCATCAACAAACGTAAGTTAGTTGATTTCATTGACCTTGATGATAAATTCAAACGCACAGCAGTTACAGTAAAGCCAGAAGCTTTCATCCCAGCGAGAATTTGCGTATTGGTCTGGCGATACGAGCAGCACACAACTACAGATAATAAAACAATCGTCATTATGTTACAGGACATACACGCCTTTCAGTACTAAATAAAACATGGCATGTATGTAAATCAAGATGTGTGTCAATGTGTTGTACAATATCAAAGTCGCCGTCGTTTAGAAGGCGGAACagactctgattctgatgaagAGATAAGCATTTGCGACGTAAAGGCATAATCAAACACACGTACTCGGATTTGTGCTCTCCAGCTTGACTTTCATGCCATCCAGATACAGTTTATCCCTCACACTCGTACCAAGTTCCAGAATCTCCTTGGGAGTTCCTAGTTTGTGACGTGGTTAGTGAATATCCAAAGGCAGACACTGGTCCACCTACTCAATTGCGTTGAGGAATCCGCACAggcatcacagtcaatgagAGTGATTACGGGTAACTTGAGCATCTTTGGGACCGAGGAACGAGGAAGCTGGTCGATACTGCGACATATAACCTTGTTCAATTCTCCGCTGCAGACGCCCTGAAGCTggacaaaaagcaaactgGTGTCGGTACAGCAAGGGGCACCACCAATGTTGTTATGTTTGGCTTCTGCGTCGTAGGCTAGAATCATACGGGCATAGCGGCAAAGTATCATTTCATGGAACTTTTCTGTCGCCATGATATTTTGTGCATCCTTGTTTTTGTCCGTCTCAATCATGTAGTGGATGGACTTCGTGCGATGACATAGCCACTCTAGAATAGCCAAGGCTTCGCCACGGGCAAAGATGCACGCCTTGCGCTCTTCGTCGCTCAGGCTGTTGGTATCCCACCGCATCCATGCGTCTAACTGTGCCGAAGTCTTGGTGGAGAACATCTGATCGGGATTTCGATAGGTCTCGTAGTCGAGCGCATTTGCCAAGatcatgcacacgcacagaGCTATCAAGCTCGAGTATCCGGACTGCGTACTGTAGAATGGGACATGGTACATTTCATAAAAATCTGAGagaaaatagaagaaaagaatcagatatcTTGTAGGAAACGGTAAAAAACCTCATACCTTCTGGGTCGCTGTCACCTTCAACCAAAACCTTGTAGAACCAATGTATGGTTTGCTGCAGGAAAAATCGGGACGTTGAATGATTCGTATTCGTTGCCCTGTATCCAGCGGTAAAACAGTGAATGATTcctgtcagggtttcttcgaaggaagtggaggagtAAAAATGTCCGCCACGGCAAACCACTGAGGAGATAGAATACGCCATATGTAGAGTATTCGGTCTCATGAAGCTGTTTTTCAAAGTAGcgtcaatataatcaaatgggtaggacattcaaaaatcacatacaGTTCTGACTGGTTATCGAGAACAATCGCCTCGTAAATCCAGTCTTGGTGGTGCGTTTCCCCGTAATCCAGCTTGTCTCCCAGAAATACACGGCGGTCAGAAGAAAGGTCAACATCCAACCGTCTGGGATACATGATAATCCACAGCTTCAGTccatgaagaggttggatgAAGGAACAGAAACCATTGGCATCGATATGGATATCTGAAAATGCCCCCTCTGTAGCTACGAGTCCCCATGACATATCACCAAATGGGACGGGGGTACTATACTTCCAGCTACCAGATGTAGCCCGAAGAGCAGCCGCCTCAGTACTCAAGTCAAAAGAGTGAGCGCCTGCATGAGGTAAAGGGATGTCGAGGGCATTGAggatctttcctcttttgcctttcatccTCGCTGCTTCCATGACCTGAGAGAGGGACCCACGCTTAATCCTCTCGATGGGGTTAGACGACATGGTCGACATATCTGTTACGGCCATTAGCATGAgacgcagaaagaaaaatcaaaacatcgaagaggaaacaCACCTTGGATTGACCTGGTGCTCGTCATATCACCCATATGGCGACGTACCTGGCTGTAGAACTCGTCGGAGCAAGTTGAAATAGACTCCTCttgagaaggagacataAGGACGACGTTCCTTTCAGAGAAAGACTCCATCAGATACATGGATTTCGTGGTGCTGCGGTCAAATACCGCAAAACATGATTCTTCGGGACGTGCTATGTGCAATGGAACTCCATCGACGTAGTCACTCTCGACCAATTCCAGAACCCTTTCAACACGATCCACGTCGGCTTGACTCTTGTTtggagaataaataaatgacgaaaaaatcaatatcgaGAATGACTTACATGGGCAACAACGCAGAAACTTTTAAGTTGGCCACGACCGTTGTAGGTGGACCAAACTTTGGTGCCATACACCTTCTCCGGAGTGCTGACGACATCAAGGGTGGTGTTGCTGTCGTACAGATCGACATCAATACACAGGTCGTCGTCCGAATCAAATGTGTCGGTAGCCTGCGTCGGCTTGCGTTTGGGAGGCCGCTTGGAAAGGCCCTGCCggcccttccctttccctttctgagAGGAGTCAGCCGTGGTGTTTTTGCTCCTGTTTATCTGGGAAACAGGAGGAATCCTCAAAAtaagaggagcaggaggtgcgttctccccctccttttCGCCTTGGCTGTCTTCCAATGTATTCCTCTCCATGTCTGAGGAATCATTGTTTTGCTCTGGGCCTACCCCCTCTCCATCGACCGACATTCTGTCCTCCTGGACTGGTGGAACATCCCCTTGCCCCTGCTTCTCGGTCTCATTGTCCGACGAACTGTCGTCTGgcctttcctcctcaccatcTTCTGACATTCGGTTCTCCTCGTCGGGTCGTTCTCCGTCTTGCCCCTGCTTTTCGCCCTCGTGAACTTCCGACATACGATTTGCCTCGTCAGAAGACCCTTCAGCTCCTTGTCCAGCCCCGCCgtctcccaaattttctggaccattggtatgtggaccatcctccatttgatggtcGACATCAGCTTGCTCCGGATCGACGTTCATCTCACAATCCCCTGCAGTTGAGGGCCCAGTATTCTCAGTCTGAAGTAGACCAGATCCAATATCATCACTCCGCGGCAAACCAGGTTGCTCGTCCGTGGGcacatccttgccagccacCGAAGATGTGTCTTCCGGAGGCTGTATATCTGAGGTAGGGACCGTattgtccccgttctcctgttgacccatgctgacatccttgccagccactgaagacgtgtcttccggaggctgtatatttgaggtagggaccgtattgtccccgttctcccgttgacccatgctgaccaTTTCCGTCGTGTCCACTTCgtgatcatcgtcaccctCCGCGTCTGCGTCGGACCCTTCACAGGTGGTTTTTTCACCATGATGGGAAACGGTCTGAAGTTGAGCTGTTTTAAACGGATTTAAATCATGTAATTGACGCAGACTTTGCTTATAACTTACCGTGTGGTTCAGTGCTGCGCCTTGCTAGGTTAGAATTTGCTGTAACCTCGGCGCTGCTCGTTGACGCTGGCCAATTATTAGTTTaaattgttattttgttacAGTACGTAGAACACACATATGAAAAAGTGAAACGCGGGATCTTGTGCAATTACCCGCTCGCATTCCATCCAGCAGTCTGAGATAACAAGTTTATATAAGGCTGACTGGATGTCGCAATTTTGCGCTGCAATGattttccaaatttccatctccacttCACGCAGAACACGGGGGCGACAATTACCGAGCGCTTTTGAGGCCTAAAGGAGTGCGTTAATCCAAGTTAAactgggaggatgtggatacaCCTACTTTAAGCAGCTGCTCCCGGTCACATTTCTTAGAATACCAAGATTTATTcacaaaaagaaggatgggGGATATGAAAAGGGCGACATGCAGAGGAATTTTTAAATGAGATGGCGTGACCTCTGAGAGGAACAACGCAGCATCAGGATGGCCGCTTGCACTAGGGTATGTTGAGCAGATTGTATCAATGAatagaggaaagaaaacttactAGAGATTTGCAAGAGTAGCCGTGTCCGTTGGAATGTCTGGTAGAACGTGTTCATCGTCCTTCATACCGCGCATTCCTGACAAGATTTGGTAGTGTAGCGAGGCACAGTACACATTCCCGATTATTTTCCCCACAACACCCTTGAAGTGGTTACGCGCCAGACAGAGTAATAGCGTTGATTCCGAGGGCCCGCCCTGGGTGAAAGCGGATGACGGCGTGTCACTGATAGAAGGGGTGTTGATGTTTCTGTGCGACTTAGAGTCGGCTCTGAGGATGCGCTTCctggcagagcagagcattGCCGGCCAGTCCTTCAAGTCATCTACAAGCTAcaataattgtttgaaaATTAAGAATTAACATTGAGTGACTTCATGATCGCATACCTTGAACCGTGAAAATATTTCCTTAGTTCTTGTGCTGGCCTGTATTTCATTCAGGGGCACGGTCACCGGCAACGATGGTCCAAAGGCTGCTGGCCACAACGCTACGAGATCGAGTAGACGGTATGCTGCAAATAAGCTACCCGCCTGCTCCCATGTAGCCGAGGTTACGCAGGGTGTCTCTACGATGCTGTTCTGAAGGGCAGCCAAGCTTTGCCTATACTTGATGGCCGCTCGCATGCTCGATGATGAAACATCGTAATTCAAAAAGGTGAAGTCCTCATATCGTCGGAGGAAATCCACCATCCTCTACAGAAACTTGATATTAGTACCATAAATGGCAATCCAATTAAGACCTACGCGGAGTGGGTGCGACTCTGGCAACATGTTTTCCAGAGTCTGACGAACGACCTGCGTTTCGAAGGGAAACGCCAGAATTTCTTCAGCTTGGAGTCGGGCAACGGGGGAAATCTTCTGGGCTTGCACTACAAAACTTCAACGTCTCACCCtgcattctatttctttgggtacttacttttttttgtgtgtttttttctggtgtctcaaattttcaactaGATGAATTTTAACTGAACGAAAACTATTATAGAGTGTCTAGAGTATTGTCTATGTCTATTTTATTAGAATGTATGTTAAATCTATGGGGAGGGGTACTACGCTATGACGaacggaaagaaaaacaatcaagttgGAAACACGCTATTTCCGGAGCGATTCTTTAGGGTAGGTTTCCCGTCCTGAAGTCACGAGTTGGTTAAAAAAACGCCCCCTTACATCAGGCTGATGTAAGGGGGCGTTTTTTTAACCAACTCGTGACTTCAGGACGGGAAACCTACCCTAAAGAATCGCTCCGGAAATAGCGTGTTTCTCACcatatgttttctctttccgtTCATCATAGCGTCTTATCATAGTAATAGGTTGTGTagtatctaaaaataaattatcaCAAGTTAAGATGATAAATTAAGTGAGATGAACATCGATTAACAGTCTTTAAGACCCACAATGTCTAGTTATAAACGCAGACGACTTGACAGCCTAGGCAACCGCACAGTGTGTACTAATCCAACCCTCCATCTAATCACTAACTTCAGGGAAATTTAATTATGATCTCAAAAAATCAGGACATTAATCCCTTCATAGACATTGAAGCAGCGgtttccgatgatgatgaaagttcggaagagcttgatTATGAAGGGGGCCAACTACGTATGTTCCAATAATTTACATATATTCTGCTCAATATGTACTGATGCTAATGGGTTCTGACATACAGTGAATGATAACGATGAATActctgaggatgaggaacgtGTTGCACACTCTCGGCTATATCATGCCATGCAAAATACAGATAACGCTGATGAATGGAGCGATTTGTTGCCCATGCTTCTGCCTTCACGCATGAAAATTCGTCCTGACAATGATATAGAGCCATCTAGTTCACGAGAACTTATACAGAAATATGGCAATCCCCAACCAGGAGGACTTGGTGATAATAATTATATGCCTTCCGCGACTGATATCATGTATGAAATAGGTTGCAAGGTACGCAAAAATAATATAAGTCTTCAGTCAGCATTTATTGATCACCTTACGAGTGATAGGTTGGACGCGAAAAGGCCGTCGCTTTCAAAATTATGCAGATGTCAACGAACCCTACATTTCCCATCATCCTTGCCCGGTCTGTCTTCGCTCAATCCTCAATTCCTGGGAGAATCTACGTCGAGGCGCCATCAATGCAACATGCGCATACGTTAGCCTGCCTCGTTAGAGAGCTTAATCCGACACATTTAGTTAGGCTATCCTCGGAGAGATGTATGGAGATCCTATCTCATCCCCCACCCTCACGCCCTGAAGACCAATCGTGGGTcaaggttgctggaaagcGTAAGGCTTGGACGACCTACGCAAATGCTACCGGCCTTGTGTTCACATTCCAGGGTCGGAAAAGTGTTGTTCTTATCCCCAGACCTCCggacaacatcaagaaatcgCACCTCGACAGGATATTCCAGGATGGATTTATTATCACGGATTTCGACGCCATCGATctcaaatatctttccaatgTCCTCCCAACATCGTCCGAGTTGGAGCAATTTCGCGAGTGTCCATTTGTAACGACGGAGACCTTAGCGCAAGCCTCGAAAGCCATCTCCATGACTCGACTGAAACGATATGATCGAGTCAAAATTATTGGTGGAGAATACTTAGGTCTTTTTGGAACGGTCAAGAGTGTTTCTGACGCTGAGGTGGAAGTGCACATCCCCTCCCAAGGTATAACACAAGCAGTTGCACTACACGATCTACGTGCAGCTTTCCAGATAGGCGATAGTgttgaagtcgttgaagggGATCACAAAGATCTCCATGGATGGGTGTCAGACTTTGATGGAAGATCTGTTTGTATTATCGCCCCAGAGCACGAACGCGAAGTAGGTGAACTGTCATTCTCTTTGTCTCAGTAGTGTTCAACACATTTTTCAGGTCATTGTGCCCATCCACACAGTCATATTCTACGTCCCCCCTGCCCATGCTACTCTTCGCCCGCGAAAGCGTCATTCGTCAAAGCTTGGAGAAAGAGACCACAACGACGTCTATATAGGTTTGAGtgtcatcgttgtcgggaATAATACATTCAAGGGGTACTATGGCATCGTTAAAAGCACTACCCCCGACGGCTTTGCAGACGTTGAGCTGGAAGCTCGTAACCAGAGGGTGGAACGTATTAAAATATCACATTTAATTATACAGTATGTGGTTTCACTTGATTCGTTGACTGTCAGGTGCTTACTGACATTGTTTCAAGCAACCGAGAACATATAAATTCCGCTCAAGACCCCGGGCCTTCTGGTGGAGCAACTCCAATGCCGTCCACAGTAGCAAGTTTTCTGTCTCCTGCATGGAATCCGTATTCAGCAATACCTGTACACTCGGCGGTGGAAATCGCAGAACTACCCTCAACCGTCGCTCACTGGCTAGATACGAAATACGATAAGCTGAAAGGATTACGATTAAAAGTCGTAGACAAATCCAAGGGCGACCATCAAGTGGCGATGGAACTTCTCAGCCTTACCGACGATACTGCCCACCTAGCATTACTGGGACGTACACTGACATTACCGAAATCAGTGttgtttccaattcatcCTGTAAAAAAGGACGACTTCGTTACACCGCTTGAGGGCGATTCAATGGGGATTATATTCAGGATACGATCAATAGACAAGGATATTTGCGTTGTACATAAATATCCCGTTACTCGTATGAAACGCGGTGATACATTCCCAACTTTTCCGACAACATCTTTGATTCAAATCTTCCCCCCGTCCCGTGGTGTCAAAGTTGTAAATATGTAGGGTGCAGCATTACTTGTATTTCGAACACGGACTTGTAGACATATACGGGTTTTATGTCATTCTATTTAAGTGTATTTCGGCAATCAACAGTGCTAATGGTTCGTAATGTGTTGATCGTCTTGAACTtaagccaccaccaccacaccaaaTTGTTGCCTATCTTTATCATGAACCAttccaatagcaacaacGCTTCGCAACCTCAAAGTCGCCGCCTCCCTAGCATACCCGAAGAGGCAGAGTTCTTCGTTTTAGGTCTATTTTCATGTTTTAATCCACCTTCCTCTAGAATCAAGGCATAGAGGCCGTTAAAAAGGCTCTTGACCAATTTCAACTCACTGAACAGAGGTGTCTAGAAGTTCAGGCAGAGCTACGTTGTTATATGGACGACATTATGCGAGCATATAAATCCAATGAAGATCTTCTGTTTGAAACCCAGCTCGAAATCGCCCGTCTACGGGTATCCCTCATTAGTCGGGGAATACCTATTCTAATGCACCCTCAGGATAATCCGCGATCATGATAGGTGCAGTCTTTTCCCCTCTGAGATGTAACTTTACTTAACTCTAAGTAGGACATGGAATCTGACTATAATGTATATGTGATATATTGTAGTAGATAGGGGTACTGTTTCAGTACCTGTAATTTCTATATGGCacgatatatttttgactgatGTCCGTCGccttaaattttgaaaagaggCTAATTTCGCATACCTCCGGATCGTAGCTTGACATAATTCACCACCCCTTATCTCTATTTCTGCATTACAACCGTCAAACCAGCCCAATATGCCACCTAAAGgatccaaaaagaaaaaggcggtTGTCAATGCCACGGTTGAAGGTATCATCTATATATCCTCATTACATCCGCATACTTAATGTTTTATCCATCTAGGACAAGAGGTTGAACAGGGTCCGAGCTCCGTGGCAGAAAACGAGCCACCTCAGGCTCCTGAAGCAGGTCTGTACTAgcattttctttgttgagaTTCACTGAACTCTTTATTAAAAAGACCCCAATGGCCGTCCTATCCGAAGCACCCGTGGTCTTGGTGGAGTAAATGCTCGGCAGGAGAAAACATCT
This region of Psilocybe cubensis strain MGC-MH-2018 chromosome Unknown contig1, whole genome shotgun sequence genomic DNA includes:
- a CDS encoding Transcription elongation factor SPT5, whose translation is MSSYKRRRLDSLGNRTDINPFIDIEAAVSDDDESSEELDYEGGQLLNDNDEYSEDEERVAHSRLYHAMQNTDNADEWSDLLPMLLPSRMKIRPDNDIEPSSSRELIQKYGNPQPGGLGDNNYMPSATDIMYEIGCKVGREKAVAFKIMQMSTNPTFPIILARSVFAQSSIPGRIYVEAPSMQHAHTLACLVRELNPTHLVRLSSERCMEILSHPPPSRPEDQSWVKVAGKRKAWTTYANATGLVFTFQGRKSVVLIPRPPDNIKKSHLDRIFQDGFIITDFDAIDLKYLSNVLPTSSELEQFRECPFVTTETLAQASKAISMTRLKRYDRVKIIGGEYLGLFGTVKSVSDAEVEVHIPSQGITQAVALHDLRAAFQIGDSVEVVEGDHKDLHGWVSDFDGRSVCIIAPEHEREVIVPIHTVIFYVPPAHATLRPRKRHSSKLGERDHNDVYIGLSVIVVGNNTFKGYYGIVKSTTPDGFADVELEARNQRVERIKISHLIIHNREHINSAQDPGPSGGATPMPSTVASFLSPAWNPYSAIPVHSAVEIAELPSTVAHWLDTKYDKLKGLRLKVVDKSKGDHQVAMELLSLTDDTAHLALLGRTLTLPKSVLFPIHPVKKDDFVTPLEGDSMGIIFRIRSIDKDICVVHKYPVTRMKRGDTFPTFPTTSLIQIFPPSRGVKVVNM